The DNA window TGCGTGATCGATGATCATCTCATGCAAATCTCGCATGTGATTCGCGGAGACGATCACGTCATCAACACGCCCAAGCAAATTGCGATGTATGAGGCGTTCGGCTGGGCGCTGCCGCAATTTTGCCACATTCCCATGATTCTCGGCGAGGATCGCAGCCGCCTGTCGAAGCGGCACGGCGCCACCTCGCTCGATCAGTTTGCGGACAAGGGCTACCTGCCCGAGGCTTTGATCAATTTTCTCAGCTTGCTGAGCTGGTCTTCGCCCTCCGGCGAGGAAATACTTGCGATCGAGCAGTTAGTGCGGGAGTTCGATTTCAACCGCATCAACAAATCGCCGGCGGTGTTTGACACGGTGAAGTTGAATTGGATGAACGGCGTTTATTTGCGCAAGCTCAGCCCCGATCAACTGCTGGAGGTGAGCCTGCCGTTTCTCAAAAAAGCCGGCTACAAACTGCCTGAGCCTGGCATTCTCAACAAAATGCTGGCGCTGGTGCAAGAGAGCCTGGAATATCTCGAACAAGTTGTTGAGAAACTCGAGTTTTTCTTTGTGGAGCGTGTACACATCGCAGACGGCCCGGCAATCGCAATGGTGCAAACCGAAGCGTCCGAGAAGGTCTGTTGGTCGTTCGTACGCCAGCTTGATTTGCAGGAGACGTTGACGGCAGACAGCTTTCGCAAAATCATGAAGGTGGTCAACAAGGAAACCGGCGTGATGGGCAAAGATTTGTGGATGCCGATTCGCATTGCGATCACCGGCAGCTTGCACGGCCCGGACCTGGCCGCTGTCGTCGAGATACTTGGAAAGAATGTTGTGCGTCAGCGCGTTTTGCACTTGGTGGAGTAAGATGAACAATCACGTCTTTCACCAGCTCTTTCCTAAAAAGCCTGTTCTCCTGGGCATGGTGCATTTGCCGGGATTGCCGGGCAGTCCCAATGCCGCGCGTTTCGATGAAGTTATTGCTGCCGCGTTAAATGACGCCAGAATTTTGCAAGATTGCGGCTTTTCCGGCATTCTCGTCGAGAATCTCGGCGATTATCCCTATTATCCCGATCATGTTCCGGCAGAAACGGTGGCCGCGCTGGCTATCGTCGCGGATCGCATCAAATCGAGTTGCAATGTTCCTGTGGGCGTGAATGTCTTGCGCAACGATGCCTTGTCAGCGCTGGCGATTGCGGCCGCAGCGCGTCTGCAATTTCTGCGCGTCAACGTGTTGGCCGGCACGGCCGCCACGGATCAAGGGTTGCTTACCGGCAACGCGCATATGCTGCTGCGCGAGCGCAAGCGGCTGGGCGCGACCGAAGTTCAAATCTACGCAGACATTCGGGTAAAACACGCTGCGCCGTTGGTGCAACGCAATCTCGAACAGGAAGTTGAGGAATTTTTCGAGCGTGCCATGTGTGACGCATTGATCGTCTCCGGCAGCGGCAGCGGCAAGGAAGTTGACCTCGAATTTTTACGGCAGGTCAAAAAAGCTGCAGGTCAGCGCCCAGTGTTGATCGGCAGCGGATTGAGTGCGAAGAACGCTGCCGAACTCTTGCGCATTGCCGACGGCGCGATTGTGGGCAGCGCGATCAAATTCGAGGGGCAGATTCATCAACGTGTTGATCCGCAACAGGCGCGGGCGTTGGTGCAAGCCAGTCAAAGCGCGTGAAGCAGTAACCTCGAAAATCAAGTTCCCCCCCAATTCTTCCCTGAAGCAGAAACCTCTCCGCATCATCTTCAGATTGTCGCTAATACAGCCTTACAATCGTTTTTCATGTGTGTTGCATTCGCGTTGGGATGTTACAACCAAGCCTTAATTGATTGCTTGCAAAGACGGCCAGGGTTTTCGTATGAATTGGTGCAAACATACCTTGTTTCGCTTGAGCGCGCTCTGTTTGATTCTCTCAAACTGGAGTTGTTATTATGGCTATGCGCCGCAGCGGGTCAGGTATTATGATGAACCTCGCCCTGTCACGAGTAGGCCTTACGCCCCGCAACGGCTCACGCTGGATTTAATCGACCAATTCAACATCTCTCCCCATAGTTTGCAGAATTTGAACTATTATCTCGAAAATGGGCTTGTGCTTTATCAATCTGCCTCACACGGGG is part of the Cytophagia bacterium CHB2 genome and encodes:
- a CDS encoding glutamate--tRNA ligase, whose product is MKSEGAAGQYRYSGKCRALTPAQQQELRSQGIAPSIRFHVPERAFSFVDLARGELSFPANAFGDFVIVRSGGLPTYNFACVIDDHLMQISHVIRGDDHVINTPKQIAMYEAFGWALPQFCHIPMILGEDRSRLSKRHGATSLDQFADKGYLPEALINFLSLLSWSSPSGEEILAIEQLVREFDFNRINKSPAVFDTVKLNWMNGVYLRKLSPDQLLEVSLPFLKKAGYKLPEPGILNKMLALVQESLEYLEQVVEKLEFFFVERVHIADGPAIAMVQTEASEKVCWSFVRQLDLQETLTADSFRKIMKVVNKETGVMGKDLWMPIRIAITGSLHGPDLAAVVEILGKNVVRQRVLHLVE
- a CDS encoding BtpA/SgcQ family protein, translated to MLCVSAFCTWWSKMNNHVFHQLFPKKPVLLGMVHLPGLPGSPNAARFDEVIAAALNDARILQDCGFSGILVENLGDYPYYPDHVPAETVAALAIVADRIKSSCNVPVGVNVLRNDALSALAIAAAARLQFLRVNVLAGTAATDQGLLTGNAHMLLRERKRLGATEVQIYADIRVKHAAPLVQRNLEQEVEEFFERAMCDALIVSGSGSGKEVDLEFLRQVKKAAGQRPVLIGSGLSAKNAAELLRIADGAIVGSAIKFEGQIHQRVDPQQARALVQASQSA